The following proteins are co-located in the Micromonospora coriariae genome:
- a CDS encoding methylated-DNA--[protein]-cysteine S-methyltransferase — translation MSIDSTVLSTPTGPLSIIAGPDGEVRAAGFTPDPAALLPLVHPTLRAPLRPRADLGPVSVAVRSYLDGDLTAIDAVPVRQSTGGEFMAHAWEVLREVPPGTPVTYTGYAALAGRPPAVRAAAAACARNAVALFVPCHRVLRTDGTLGGYRWGLDVKKWLLGHERRLTTT, via the coding sequence ATGAGCATCGACAGCACCGTGCTGAGCACACCGACCGGCCCACTGAGCATCATCGCCGGTCCGGACGGTGAGGTCCGGGCAGCCGGCTTCACCCCCGACCCGGCGGCGCTGCTGCCCCTGGTCCACCCCACCCTGCGGGCGCCCCTGCGGCCGCGGGCCGACCTCGGCCCGGTCAGCGTGGCCGTCCGGTCCTACCTGGACGGTGACCTCACCGCCATCGACGCGGTGCCGGTGCGGCAGAGCACCGGCGGCGAGTTCATGGCGCACGCCTGGGAGGTGCTGCGCGAGGTCCCGCCGGGCACCCCGGTCACCTACACCGGGTACGCGGCGCTGGCCGGCCGGCCACCGGCGGTGCGGGCCGCCGCGGCCGCCTGCGCCCGTAACGCCGTGGCACTGTTCGTGCCCTGCCACCGGGTGCTGCGTACCGACGGCACGCTCGGTGGCTACCGCTGGGGGCTGGACGTGAAGAAGTGGCTTCTCGGTCATGAGCGGCGGTTGACAACAACCTGA
- a CDS encoding DNA-3-methyladenine glycosylase 2 family protein yields MEMDFERCYRAVDSRDQRFDGWFYTGVTSTGIYCRPSCPATTPKRQNVRFFPSAAAAQGAGLRACRRCRPDAAPGSPHWDVRADVVGRAMRLIADGVVDRDGVPGLAARLGYTERHLHRMLRAEMGAGPLALARAQRAQTARILIETTGLGMAEIAFAAGFGSVRQFNDTVREVYGVAPSELRSARGRRQAPVGAGTITLRLAYRPPLHARALLDFLSVRALPGVEEVRDGTYHRGLRLPHGAGEVALTPADGHVAATLRLADLRDLAPAVARCRRLLDLDADPVAIDATLAADPALAPAVAAEPGIRVPRAVDGFELAVRAIIGQQVSVTSARTTLTRLLAARVDHEVVVDDAGVSRQQLHDQRGGLRGFPTAEELLEVPDEGFGMPVGRRETVRALARAVAGGELDLASGGDREETARRLLALPGIGPWTAGYLAMRAFGDPDVLLPTDLAVRRGAAALGLPDTSKTLDAYAERWRPWRSYATIRLWRAA; encoded by the coding sequence GTGGAGATGGACTTCGAGCGGTGCTACCGGGCCGTGGACAGCCGTGACCAGCGGTTCGACGGCTGGTTCTACACCGGCGTGACGTCGACCGGGATCTACTGCCGGCCGTCCTGCCCCGCGACCACCCCCAAGCGACAGAACGTCCGGTTCTTCCCGTCCGCCGCCGCGGCGCAGGGTGCCGGGCTACGTGCCTGCCGCCGCTGCCGTCCGGACGCCGCACCCGGCTCGCCCCACTGGGACGTCCGCGCGGACGTGGTCGGCCGGGCGATGCGGTTGATCGCCGACGGGGTGGTCGACCGGGACGGCGTCCCCGGGCTGGCCGCCCGGCTCGGCTACACCGAGCGGCACCTGCACCGGATGCTGCGCGCCGAGATGGGCGCCGGGCCGCTCGCGCTGGCCCGGGCCCAGCGGGCGCAGACCGCCCGGATCCTGATCGAGACGACCGGCCTCGGCATGGCCGAGATCGCGTTCGCCGCGGGATTCGGCAGTGTGCGGCAGTTCAACGACACGGTCCGCGAGGTGTACGGCGTCGCACCGTCCGAGCTGCGGTCCGCCCGTGGCCGGCGCCAGGCTCCGGTCGGGGCGGGGACGATCACGCTCCGGCTGGCGTACCGTCCGCCGCTGCACGCCCGGGCGCTGCTGGACTTCCTCTCGGTGCGGGCGCTGCCCGGGGTGGAGGAGGTCCGCGACGGGACGTACCACCGGGGGTTGCGGCTGCCGCACGGTGCCGGCGAGGTGGCGCTGACCCCGGCGGACGGGCACGTGGCGGCGACGTTGCGCCTGGCCGACCTGCGCGACCTGGCGCCGGCGGTGGCCCGCTGCCGCCGGCTGCTCGACCTGGACGCGGACCCGGTCGCCATCGACGCCACGCTCGCCGCCGACCCGGCGCTCGCCCCGGCGGTCGCCGCCGAACCCGGCATCCGGGTCCCCCGTGCGGTGGACGGCTTCGAGCTGGCGGTCCGCGCCATCATCGGCCAGCAGGTCTCGGTCACCTCCGCCCGCACCACCCTCACCCGCCTGCTGGCCGCCCGAGTTGATCATGAGGTTGTTGTCGACGATGCCGGCGTGTCGCGGCAACAACTTCATGATCAGCGGGGTGGGTTGCGGGGCTTTCCCACCGCCGAGGAGCTGCTGGAGGTGCCGGATGAGGGGTTCGGGATGCCGGTTGGGCGGCGGGAGACGGTGCGCGCTCTGGCGCGGGCGGTAGCCGGCGGGGAGCTGGACCTGGCCTCGGGCGGCGACCGGGAGGAGACCGCCCGGCGCCTGCTGGCGCTGCCCGGCATCGGCCCGTGGACCGCCGGCTACCTGGCGATGCGCGCCTTCGGCGACCCGGACGTCCTACTCCCCACCGACCTGGCGGTCCGGCGCGGCGCGGCCGCGCTCGGCCTGCCGGACACCTCGAAGACCCTCGACGCGTACGCCGAACGTTGGCGCCCCTGGCGGTCCTACGCCACGATCAGACTCTGGAGAGCGGCATGA
- a CDS encoding FAD-binding oxidoreductase, which yields MTDHGHRRAAALARVPDSLTGQIVTPGDRRYAQLRSTYTTTASPAGVLLPKNAAQVVAAIRYAREQRLPIAVRSGGHGLSGASSNNGGLVIDLSMLNRVQVLDERSGVVRVEAGARWANVAKALAPYGLVISSGDHGNVGVGGLTTGGGVGWLVRSYGLTIDRVRAVEVALADGTLLRADAEHEPELFWLVRGAGPGAGIVVAFEIEATEQRNVGVAQLVIEAHPDGRTVREWANYLSQAPRELSAAAVLFAEGRSALMSVTAVVAAESLRRARPLVEPLLAIGKVLEHRADLLPYPTLVPTAHLHPNVGQQRGTTTNGLFTELGEAGARAVMRAVTGRAVIQLRSMGGAVNDIAPEATAYPHRHQHTLVIASTFPPQGGAALDAAWRGAAGRADGAYVNFESRPDPAAFARIYPGEAGARVRRLWRRYDPDGVFRPALLTGQPARSGQPTRSGQPHRRRR from the coding sequence ATGACCGACCACGGACACCGGCGCGCCGCCGCCCTGGCCCGGGTGCCCGACTCGCTCACCGGACAGATCGTCACACCCGGCGACCGCAGGTACGCGCAGCTGCGCTCGACGTACACCACGACGGCGTCGCCGGCCGGCGTCCTGCTGCCGAAGAACGCCGCGCAGGTGGTCGCCGCGATCCGGTACGCGCGGGAGCAACGGCTGCCGATCGCCGTCCGCAGCGGCGGACACGGCCTCTCCGGCGCCTCCTCCAACAACGGTGGTCTGGTCATCGACCTGTCCATGCTCAACCGGGTGCAGGTTCTCGATGAGCGGTCCGGGGTGGTCCGGGTCGAGGCCGGCGCGCGCTGGGCGAACGTCGCGAAGGCGCTGGCCCCGTACGGTCTGGTGATCAGCTCGGGTGACCACGGCAACGTCGGCGTCGGCGGCCTGACCACCGGCGGTGGCGTCGGCTGGCTGGTCCGCTCCTACGGCCTCACCATCGACCGCGTCCGTGCCGTGGAGGTGGCGCTCGCGGACGGGACGCTGTTGCGCGCGGACGCGGAGCACGAGCCGGAACTGTTCTGGCTGGTGCGGGGCGCCGGCCCGGGGGCGGGAATCGTGGTGGCGTTCGAGATCGAGGCCACCGAGCAGCGCAACGTCGGCGTGGCGCAGCTCGTCATCGAGGCGCACCCGGACGGCCGCACCGTTCGGGAGTGGGCGAACTACCTGTCGCAGGCGCCCCGCGAGCTGTCCGCGGCCGCCGTGCTGTTCGCGGAGGGACGGTCGGCCCTCATGTCCGTCACCGCCGTGGTGGCCGCCGAGAGCCTGCGCCGGGCCCGGCCCCTGGTGGAGCCGCTACTGGCCATCGGGAAGGTGCTCGAACACCGTGCCGACCTGCTGCCCTATCCGACCCTGGTGCCGACCGCGCACCTGCACCCGAACGTCGGGCAGCAGCGGGGCACGACCACCAACGGTTTGTTCACCGAGTTGGGCGAGGCCGGTGCGCGGGCGGTGATGCGGGCGGTCACCGGACGGGCGGTGATCCAGCTCCGCTCCATGGGTGGAGCGGTCAACGACATCGCCCCGGAAGCGACCGCCTACCCACATCGGCACCAGCACACCCTGGTCATCGCCTCGACGTTCCCTCCGCAGGGCGGTGCGGCGTTGGACGCCGCCTGGCGGGGCGCCGCCGGCCGGGCCGACGGCGCCTACGTCAACTTCGAGAGCCGGCCGGACCCGGCGGCGTTCGCCCGGATCTACCCGGGTGAGGCCGGTGCCCGGGTGCGTCGGCTGTGGCGGCGGTACGACCCGGACGGCGTGTTCCGGCCGGCTCTGCTCACCGGCCAGCCCGCCCGATCCGGCCAGCCGACCCGCTCCGGCCAGCCTCATCGGCGCCGCCGCTGA
- a CDS encoding sigma factor produces MDDDERARLAEFVASRTPALLRVAYLLTGDRNAAEDLFQSALARTIPKWGTIRHADPEGYLRVVMYREQISWWRRLRRWRETPLNPADEPVGADPSSGSDVRLAMRAALRHLPPAQRAVVVSCPACPRPPRPGRSPYPVRPGRSSYPARRLRRSSPARSARPACRAE; encoded by the coding sequence GTGGACGACGACGAACGCGCCCGATTGGCCGAGTTCGTCGCCAGCCGGACTCCGGCGTTGCTGCGGGTCGCGTACCTGCTGACCGGGGATCGCAACGCCGCCGAGGATCTGTTCCAGTCGGCGTTGGCACGCACCATCCCGAAGTGGGGAACCATCCGGCACGCCGACCCCGAGGGATACCTGCGGGTGGTCATGTACCGCGAGCAGATCAGCTGGTGGCGGCGACTGCGGCGGTGGCGGGAGACGCCGCTCAACCCGGCCGACGAGCCGGTGGGCGCCGATCCGAGCAGCGGGTCGGACGTGCGGCTGGCGATGCGCGCTGCACTGCGCCACCTGCCACCGGCGCAGCGGGCGGTGGTCGTGTCGTGCCCAGCCTGCCCGCGCCCACCCCGTCCGGGCCGGTCGCCGTACCCAGTCCGTCCGGGCCGGTCGTCGTACCCAGCCCGGCGCCTCCGACGGTCGAGCCCAGCCCGCTCGGCCCGCCCGGCGTGCCGAGCCGAGTGA
- a CDS encoding Type 1 glutamine amidotransferase-like domain-containing protein, with protein MPASEPTILATSMGFFRGDRGPTDLRPGPVFELAAELAEAGPQPRICYLGQAVGDQPTSFTAIYGAFADTRFRLSHLALFPMPNVEDVRAHLLAQDVIWVGGGSVANLVALWRVHGLDEILHECWQAGVVLGGVSAGSICWHVGGATDSFGPRLRGFTDGLGWLPYGNGVHYDSEGQRRPLMHELVGDETLPTSYCTDDGVGLVYRGTRLVEAVADREGVSAYEVSRGADGSVREAVIAPRLLG; from the coding sequence ATGCCCGCCAGCGAACCGACAATCCTCGCCACCAGCATGGGCTTCTTCCGGGGCGACCGCGGCCCCACCGACCTGCGCCCGGGCCCGGTGTTCGAGCTGGCCGCCGAGCTGGCCGAGGCCGGCCCGCAGCCGCGCATCTGCTACCTCGGGCAGGCTGTCGGGGACCAGCCCACCTCGTTCACGGCCATCTACGGCGCGTTCGCCGACACCCGCTTCCGGCTGTCGCACCTCGCCCTGTTCCCGATGCCGAACGTCGAGGACGTCCGCGCCCACCTGCTCGCCCAGGACGTGATCTGGGTCGGCGGCGGCAGCGTTGCCAACCTTGTCGCGCTGTGGCGGGTGCACGGGCTCGACGAGATCCTGCACGAGTGCTGGCAGGCCGGCGTGGTGCTGGGCGGCGTCTCCGCCGGCTCGATCTGCTGGCATGTGGGTGGCGCCACCGACAGCTTCGGCCCCCGGCTGCGTGGCTTCACCGACGGCCTGGGCTGGCTGCCGTACGGCAACGGGGTGCACTACGACAGCGAGGGCCAGCGCCGACCGCTGATGCACGAGCTGGTCGGCGACGAGACGTTGCCGACCAGCTACTGCACCGACGACGGGGTGGGGCTGGTCTACCGGGGCACCCGACTGGTCGAGGCGGTCGCCGACCGCGAGGGCGTTTCGGCGTACGAGGTCAGCCGCGGCGCGGACGGCAGCGTCCGGGAGGCGGTCATCGCCCCGCGCCTGCTCGGCTGA
- the ychF gene encoding redox-regulated ATPase YchF, whose protein sequence is MSLTIGIVGLPNVGKSTLFNALTKNDVLAANYPFATIEPNVGVVGLPDERLGKLAEIFSSQKVLPAPVSFVDIAGLVRGASKGQGRGNAFLANIRDASAICQVVRAFSDPNVVHVDGKVSPADDIETINTELILADLQTLDKALPRLEKEAKLRKDRLAAVAAAKAAIEVLDGGTTLYSGAAAAKIELEHLRELHLLTTKPFLYVFNVDEAELANAAFLDELRALVAPAEAVFMDAKIESELVDLPEEEARELLESIGQNEPGLNQLVRVGFRTLGLQTYLTAGPKEARAWTVPVGATAPEAAGVIHSDFQRGFIKAEVVSYDDLVAAGSMAAAKAAGKVRIEGKEYVMQDGDVVEFRFNV, encoded by the coding sequence GTGAGTCTCACCATCGGCATCGTCGGCCTGCCCAACGTCGGCAAGAGCACGCTTTTCAACGCGTTGACCAAGAACGACGTGCTGGCGGCGAACTACCCGTTCGCCACCATCGAGCCCAACGTCGGCGTGGTCGGGCTGCCCGACGAGCGGCTGGGGAAGCTGGCCGAGATCTTCTCCTCGCAGAAGGTGCTGCCGGCTCCGGTGTCGTTCGTCGACATCGCCGGCCTGGTCCGCGGCGCGTCGAAGGGGCAGGGCCGGGGCAACGCCTTCCTGGCCAACATCCGGGACGCTTCGGCGATCTGCCAGGTGGTGCGGGCCTTCTCCGACCCGAACGTGGTGCACGTTGACGGCAAGGTCTCCCCGGCCGACGACATCGAGACGATCAACACTGAGCTGATCCTCGCCGACCTGCAGACGCTGGACAAGGCGCTGCCCCGGTTGGAGAAGGAGGCCAAGCTCCGCAAGGACCGCCTGGCCGCGGTCGCCGCCGCGAAGGCGGCCATCGAGGTGCTCGACGGCGGCACCACCCTGTACTCCGGGGCCGCCGCCGCCAAGATCGAGCTGGAGCACCTGCGTGAGCTGCACCTGCTCACCACCAAGCCCTTCCTGTACGTCTTCAACGTCGACGAGGCCGAACTGGCCAACGCCGCGTTCCTCGACGAGCTGCGCGCCCTCGTCGCCCCCGCCGAGGCCGTTTTCATGGACGCCAAGATCGAATCTGAGCTGGTGGACCTGCCCGAGGAGGAGGCCCGCGAGCTGCTGGAGTCGATCGGGCAGAACGAGCCCGGCCTCAACCAGCTCGTCCGGGTCGGCTTCCGTACCCTCGGGCTCCAGACGTACCTGACCGCCGGCCCGAAGGAAGCGCGCGCCTGGACCGTCCCGGTCGGCGCCACCGCGCCGGAGGCCGCGGGCGTCATCCACTCCGACTTCCAGCGCGGCTTCATCAAGGCCGAGGTCGTCTCCTACGACGATCTGGTCGCGGCCGGATCGATGGCGGCGGCCAAGGCGGCGGGCAAGGTCCGCATCGAGGGCAAGGAGTACGTCATGCAGGACGGCGACGTCGTGGAGTTCCGCTTCAACGTCTGA
- a CDS encoding VOC family protein, with amino-acid sequence MSESSPHRHHAIDYIEFTVTDLDQAKRFYAEAFGWQFNDYGPGYAGIRSPHGDAAAEVGGLRADQEVRAGGPLVLLYSADLDRSAQVVKDAGGQVVNGPYDFPGGRRFHFTDPSGNELGVWSEL; translated from the coding sequence ATGTCCGAGTCATCTCCGCACCGACACCACGCCATCGACTACATCGAGTTCACGGTCACCGACCTCGACCAGGCCAAGCGCTTCTACGCCGAAGCGTTCGGCTGGCAGTTCAACGACTACGGGCCGGGGTACGCCGGCATCCGCAGCCCCCACGGTGACGCCGCAGCCGAGGTGGGCGGTCTGCGTGCCGACCAGGAGGTCCGGGCCGGCGGTCCGCTCGTGCTGCTCTACTCGGCGGACCTGGATCGATCCGCGCAGGTGGTGAAGGACGCCGGCGGCCAGGTGGTGAACGGGCCGTACGACTTCCCCGGAGGCCGTCGGTTCCACTTCACCGACCCCAGCGGCAACGAACTGGGCGTCTGGTCCGAGCTGTAG
- a CDS encoding class I SAM-dependent methyltransferase → MSVFDDPGLFGQLWAAGYDDGPNPDPAPAVDFLAGLADGGPVLELAIGTGRVALPLAERGLSVHGVEASEEMLAQLRAKPGGDQIPVVVADMADVPVPGPFRLAYLVYNTLFNLVDAERQADCFRNVARVLSPGGAFVVETFVPDPRSFDRDEQVQVRAVTEDSATIRLHRYDRPAQRFIRQTITFDGNGVHLKPFAMRYAWPHQIDAMAQQAGLRLTERYADWHRRPFEADSTAHISVYRAE, encoded by the coding sequence ATGTCGGTCTTCGACGATCCCGGCCTCTTCGGCCAACTGTGGGCCGCCGGCTACGACGACGGACCGAATCCCGACCCGGCGCCGGCCGTCGACTTCCTGGCGGGCCTGGCCGACGGCGGTCCGGTCCTCGAACTGGCGATCGGCACCGGCCGCGTCGCGCTGCCGCTGGCCGAGCGCGGCCTGAGCGTGCACGGCGTCGAGGCGTCCGAGGAGATGCTGGCGCAACTCCGGGCCAAGCCCGGCGGCGACCAGATCCCGGTGGTGGTCGCCGACATGGCGGACGTACCCGTGCCGGGCCCGTTCCGCCTCGCCTACCTGGTCTACAACACGCTGTTCAACCTGGTGGACGCCGAGCGGCAGGCGGACTGCTTCCGCAACGTCGCCCGGGTGCTGTCGCCCGGCGGCGCGTTCGTCGTCGAGACCTTCGTGCCCGACCCGCGCAGCTTCGACCGGGACGAACAGGTGCAGGTCCGTGCCGTGACCGAGGACTCCGCGACGATCCGACTGCACAGGTACGACCGGCCGGCGCAGCGGTTCATCCGGCAGACCATCACGTTCGACGGCAACGGCGTACACCTGAAGCCGTTCGCCATGCGGTACGCCTGGCCGCACCAGATCGACGCGATGGCGCAGCAGGCCGGGCTCCGGCTCACCGAGCGGTACGCCGACTGGCACCGGCGACCGTTCGAGGCGGACAGCACGGCCCACATCTCCGTCTACCGGGCGGAATAG
- a CDS encoding PH domain-containing protein, with translation MANIAYDRKEQVQQIESGLLDGEQIIAVYDAVGTGTGFIGLTDRRVIIQDRSFVGKRHAITSIPYSKITSVSVVSNKSWGGTFFSTGAIAIHVGTHTYEVEFRGAQKSHHVHNVILHHIS, from the coding sequence ATGGCGAACATCGCGTACGACCGCAAGGAGCAGGTCCAGCAGATCGAGAGTGGGCTCCTCGACGGTGAGCAGATCATCGCCGTCTACGACGCTGTCGGCACCGGCACCGGGTTCATCGGGCTGACCGACCGGCGCGTGATCATCCAGGACCGCTCGTTCGTCGGGAAGCGGCATGCGATCACCAGCATCCCGTACTCGAAGATCACCAGCGTGAGCGTGGTCAGCAACAAGTCCTGGGGCGGCACGTTCTTCTCCACAGGCGCGATCGCCATCCACGTCGGCACGCACACCTACGAGGTGGAGTTCCGTGGCGCGCAGAAGAGCCACCACGTGCACAACGTGATCCTGCACCACATCTCCTGA